aatgtcTTGTGGTTTACATTATAGGTTGGCTAGGGCCTGATCCAACTGATACATGTTCTGCGGTCTGCAAATATTGTCGAATATCGTTGAAAGCTCACAAAAAGGATTTGATGAACCACGcaaagacagaaaaacataaaaaagctGTATCCTTGGACAAATCAGCAAAGACATTCGAACCGTTGACTTCAACATTTGAGCCAGTTCTGACAGAAGCAACGAAGATCGCCGAATTGAAAATTGCTGCATTTATTGCAGAACATAGTTCACTGCAGACTGTGAATCACATGATCGACATTCTGCCGCAGCTGGACCCTTCGTCACATataatttcgaatttgaaactcCATCGCACTAAATGTTCGATGTTGATCAAGAACGTCCTCGGGCCTTGTATGCTCCAAGAACTTATCCAAGAAATTGGCGACGGTCCATACTCACTCATAATCGACGAGAGTACTGATCTTTCAACGCAGAAGGTGTTGTGTATCATGttgcgatttttctctttcgagaaACGAGAAGTGGTTACAACGTTTTATCGGTTAATCAAATTAATCGATGCCGATGCAAAAAGTGTGCATAGTGCCATTAAACTTCAATTAGAACAAGATGgtttaaaagttgaaaatatggTCGGCATTGGCGTTGATGGAGCGAGTGTGATGGTTGGAAAACACAACTCAGTTACAGCTTTGTTTAAGCGTGAAATAGATGACCTAATCGTTATGCCATGTGTTTGTCACTCACTTCATTTATGCGCTGAAAAAGCATCGGAAATGTTGCCTCGTCCATTAGAATTTTTGGTTCGAGAAACGCATAATTGGTTTTCTTACAGCCCCAAACGGTTAGAAAAATATAAGCTTTTGTACGAAACAATTAATGGTAGTGGAAAACCGAATAAAATTCAGGGTCTTAGCGGAACTCGTTGGCTTGCTCGATCCGAGGCTATCGATACCATCTTAAATCAGTGGGAAGAATTGCAAttcttattttcaattgcaaaatcAGAAGACAATTGTCACATGGCTGCTCAGTTATACAACATCATGATAAGGTTACCCTACAAagcttttcttatttttttaaaatacgaaCTGAAAAGTGTAACGCAATTAAATTTGCTTTTTCAAAGTGATTACGTAGAACCTACGAAATTACTTGAGGATCTTTTTTTGATGTTCAAAAACTTACTGCAAAAGCTCGTTGTACCATCGAGCTTGCAGAAATTAACTGACAGTgaattgatcaatttcgattttcaatctTGTTTAATGCATACTTCAGCAATGTATTTTGGCTACGAGTTTCACGTCATTGCTCAAGATATTGAACCAACAGAATTATTGGATGTTAAAGAAAGgtgcaaaaaatttctctgtaCTTTGGCTCAAGAGGTTCAAAAAAGATTGCCGGACAACTTATCTATCCTAAAGACGATGGCCGATCTTCATCCTAAAATCGCATTATCGCGAATGAAACCCAGTTTAACAGGTATTATTGCAAAATTCCAACGCACTCACTTATACGGCAATAAGAATGAGACAGAGTCAGAATGGAATCAATTGCAAAATAAATCGTGGCCAAATACAGTCAATTccgttgaattttattcagcCGTTTTTGTAGATTATGATTCTGCTGGTCAAAAGCGATTTGAAaacattgccaaattttcaatggCTCTACTTACACTTCCGATTTCAAATGCAAGTGTCGAACGCGCTTTTTCGACATACAacgtaattaaaaataaattacgaaaTAAGCTGTCTCTTGAAGTACTGCAAAGTATTATGATGGTACGGTTCACTTTACAAAGACAATCCGGATCTTGCGTCAAATTTGTTCCTTCTGCCCGTATGCTCGAAATGTTCAACGTTAGTATGTACGATttcaaaaatgcaaacaaTACTCAGAAACAATGTGATTCAGTCGATGTTGTCGACGAAATATTCGATAACTACATTGGCGAAATATGAAGacgcgggaaaaaaat
This sequence is a window from Venturia canescens isolate UGA chromosome 8, ASM1945775v1, whole genome shotgun sequence. Protein-coding genes within it:
- the LOC122414478 gene encoding uncharacterized protein isoform X1 — protein: MPKEKNKKYLQKYVKCWETDSALQGISSKLADQPRFSKFFPEKGWLGPDPTDTCSAVCKYCRISLKAHKKDLMNHAKTEKHKKAVSLDKSAKTFEPLTSTFEPVLTEATKIAELKIAAFIAEHSSLQTVNHMIDILPQLDPSSHIISNLKLHRTKCSMLIKNVLGPCMLQELIQEIGDGPYSLIIDESTDLSTQKVLCIMLRFFSFEKREVVTTFYRLIKLIDADAKSVHSAIKLQLEQDGLKVENMVGIGVDGASVMVGKHNSVTALFKREIDDLIVMPCVCHSLHLCAEKASEMLPRPLEFLVRETHNWFSYSPKRLEKYKLLYETINGSGKPNKIQGLSGTRWLARSEAIDTILNQWEELQFLFSIAKSEDNCHMAAQLYNIMIRLPYKAFLIFLKYELKSVTQLNLLFQSDYVEPTKLLEDLFLMFKNLLQKLVVPSSLQKLTDSELINFDFQSCLMHTSAMYFGYEFHVIAQDIEPTELLDVKERCKKFLCTLAQEVQKRLPDNLSILKTMADLHPKIALSRMKPSLTGIIAKFQRTHLYGNKNETESEWNQLQNKSWPNTVNSVEFYSAVFVDYDSAGQKRFENIAKFSMALLTLPISNASVERAFSTYNVIKNKLRNKLSLEVLQSIMMVRFTLQRQSGSCVKFVPSARMLEMFNVSMYDFKNANNTQKQCDSVDVVDEIFDNYIGEI
- the LOC122414478 gene encoding uncharacterized protein isoform X2 — protein: MNHAKTEKHKKAVSLDKSAKTFEPLTSTFEPVLTEATKIAELKIAAFIAEHSSLQTVNHMIDILPQLDPSSHIISNLKLHRTKCSMLIKNVLGPCMLQELIQEIGDGPYSLIIDESTDLSTQKVLCIMLRFFSFEKREVVTTFYRLIKLIDADAKSVHSAIKLQLEQDGLKVENMVGIGVDGASVMVGKHNSVTALFKREIDDLIVMPCVCHSLHLCAEKASEMLPRPLEFLVRETHNWFSYSPKRLEKYKLLYETINGSGKPNKIQGLSGTRWLARSEAIDTILNQWEELQFLFSIAKSEDNCHMAAQLYNIMIRLPYKAFLIFLKYELKSVTQLNLLFQSDYVEPTKLLEDLFLMFKNLLQKLVVPSSLQKLTDSELINFDFQSCLMHTSAMYFGYEFHVIAQDIEPTELLDVKERCKKFLCTLAQEVQKRLPDNLSILKTMADLHPKIALSRMKPSLTGIIAKFQRTHLYGNKNETESEWNQLQNKSWPNTVNSVEFYSAVFVDYDSAGQKRFENIAKFSMALLTLPISNASVERAFSTYNVIKNKLRNKLSLEVLQSIMMVRFTLQRQSGSCVKFVPSARMLEMFNVSMYDFKNANNTQKQCDSVDVVDEIFDNYIGEI